A window from Brachyhypopomus gauderio isolate BG-103 chromosome 6, BGAUD_0.2, whole genome shotgun sequence encodes these proteins:
- the ndufv1 gene encoding NADH dehydrogenase [ubiquinone] flavoprotein 1, mitochondrial, whose product MLSCVGGPVLSRLFSGGASRFPAAAVASGARAVAASTSTTADRGVALVRYNSTAPQEKQKKTKFGPLADEDRIFTNLYGRHDWRLKGAQSRGDWYKTREILDKGVDWILNEIKVSGLRGRGGAGFPTGMKWGFMNKPSDGRPKYLVVNADEGEPGTCKDREIMRHDPHKLVEGCLVAGRAMGARAAYIYIRGEFYNESSNLQVAINEAYGAGLIGQNACGSGYDFDVFVVRGAGAYICGEETALIESIEGKQGKPRLKPPFPADVGVFGCPTTVANVETVSVAPTICRRGGTWFAGFGRERNSGTKLFNISGHVNHPCTVEEEMSIPMKELIERHAGGVRGGWENLLCVIPGGSSTPLIPRHVCEDVMMDFDALIQAQSGLGTAALIVMDKSTDVIRAIARLMEFYKHESCGQCTPCREGVDWMNKMMWRFVKGDAQEAEIDMIWEISKQIEGHTICALGDGAAWPVQGLIRHFRPIMEGRIAEFQQKQRARV is encoded by the exons ATGTTATCTTGTGTCGGCGGTCCTGTCCTGAGCCGGTTGTTTAGCGGCGGGGCTTCTCGTTTCCCCGCCGCTGCTGTTGCATCTGGAGCTCGGGCTGTTGccgcctccacctccaccactgcaGATCGCGGCGTGGCACTGGTGCGCTACAACAGCACTGCTCCGCAG GAGAAACAAAAGAAGACAAAATTTGGACCTCTTGCTGACGAGGACAGAATTTTTACCAATTTGTATGGGCGCCATGACTGGAG ACTGAAAGGTGCACAGAGTCGGGGAGACTGGTACAAGACCAGGGAGATTCTGGACAAGGGAGTGGACTGGATCCTGAATGAGATTAAAGTGTCTGGCCTTCGCGGCAGAGGAGGAGCTGGTTTCCCCACAGGGATGAAGTGGGGCTTCATGAACAAGCCCAGTGATGGCAG GCCCAAGTACCTTGTAGTAAACGCTGATGAGGGGGAACCCGGCACCTGCAAAGACCGGGAGATCATGCGGCACGACCCTCACAAGCTGGTGGAGGGCTGCCTGGTGGCCGGCAGGGCGATGGGCGCTCGCGCCGCCTACATCTACATCCGGGGAGAATTTTACAATGAATCTTCCAACCTGCAG GTTGCCATTAACGAGGCGTATGGTGCGGGGCTGATCGGTCAGAACGCCTGTGGCTCCGGCTACGACTTTGACGTGTTTGTGGTTCGTGGAGCGGGAGCATATATCTGTGGGGAGGAGACGGCACTGATCGAGTCCATTGAGGGCAAACAGGGGAAGCCCCGCCTGAAGCCTCCTTTCCCGGCTGACGTGG gtgtgtttggttgtccCACAACGGTCGCCAATGTGGAGACGGTGTCTGTGGCGCCAACCATCTGTCGTCGAGGCGGCACTTGGTTTGCGGGTTTCGGCAGGGAGAGGAACTCTGGTACAAAGCTCTTTAACATCTCAGGCCATGTGAACCACCCCTGCACCGTGGAGGAGGAGATGTCCATCCCCATGAAAGAGCTGATTGAGAGGCACGCAG GTGGCGTCCGCGGCGGCTGGGAGAACCTGCTGTGTGTGATTCCTGGTGGCTCCTCCACGCCCCTCATCCCTCGCCACGTGTGTGAAGACGTCATGATGGACTTTGACGCTCTCATTCAGGCTCAGTCCGGCCTGGGGACTGCAGCCCTCATAGTCATGGACAAATCC ACAGATGTAATCAGAGCCATTGCACGCTTGATGGAATTCTACAAACATGAGAGTTGTGGCCAGTGCACCCCCTGCAGGGAAG GTGTGGACTGGATGAACAAGATGATGTGGCGCTTTGTTAAGGGGGATGCGCAGGAAGCAGAGATCGACATGATCTGGGAGATCAGTAAACAGATCGAGGGCCACACCATCTGTGCTCTGGGCGACGGTGCGGCGTGGCCCGTGCAG GGGCTGATTCGTCACTTCCGCCCCATTATGGAGGGCAGGATTGCAGAGTTCCAGCAGAAGCAGCGAGCTCGGGTGTAG